GTTGGAATGTCTTTTTCGATGTTTTTAATGAGATTTTTACTGCAGGAAACATCATTTCCTGAGATATCTGCACCAATAGCGGTAACCTTCAAATCATCACCTAAATTGTTAGAACATTAAATATATGGTTCTGTTACATGGATAAAAATCCATGAAATTAAGTTTTATTGAGAAATGATATGAGAAAACTTGTTCTTATACATTTCTTATGGGCTTTTTTATACAACTGTGTAATCCCTGTTAATTTATTGGCTCCCTGTAAAATTCATGATTAATTCTCTGATCTATGTTCAATTCATTTTAATTCTCCCATCCGTGTTTAGTTCATTTTAATTCCCCAATTTTTATTTAATCCTGGTTATTATTCAATATTTGTTAATTCTGACCAAATATTCCCAAATTTTATGTGATTTCAATCTTCCATCTGCACTATTTGCAAATATTTTTTTAGTAAGATAGACAGATAATTAATAGCATGTCACTGAATATTTTAATCTTATTTCAGTAGACTGGGATGCATACGCATTAATACCTATTTGTCATTAATTATATCTTCCGGATGTGAATGTAAATGATTTTAAAACCTTTAATTTGTGTTCCAATACTCCAGAAAAACAGGAAAACTGTTTTAAAAGTTGCCAGTGAAGCCATAGATGCAGGGGCAGACCTGGTGGAGCTTCGGATAGATGCTCTTCTGGATACTGATCCTCAAAGTGTCATCCATCTGATGGAAGAAATAAACTACCCCCTCATTGCCACCAACAGAATGAGAGAAGAAGGAGGATATTTCATGGGGTCTGAAGATCTTAGAACCGATATATTGGTGGAAGTTGCTGATCATGCAGATTATGTGGATATAGAACTTCAAACAGATGCAAAATACCGTTCTAGAGTTATTCAAGCATCCAAATCTACTATAATATCCTTCCATGATTTTCAGAAAACACCCTATTTAAATGAACTCCTGGAGATTGTAAATAAAGAAAAAGAACTGGGAAACATAGCCAAATTCGCAGTAATGCCCCAGAACATGCAGGACACTCTTAACGTACTGGAAGTGGTCAACAGAGAAGATAACACCGTTGGAATAGCAATGGGAGAACTGGGACGATACACCAGGGTAATAGCACCCATATTGGGATCTCCCATTACTTATGCCTCGTTAGGTGGTGAATCTGCACCAGGACAGCTGGATGTTAAAAATACCCAAGAAATAATTGATAGACTGATGGATGGTGGCGAGTAAGTGAAACTAAAAACTGGAGTTATCATAGGCTTACTGGTACTGGTGGCTTTGGCAGGATCTTCATTTGTCGTGCTTTCAAATGGCATCCATAATAGTACACAAGTTACCATTGAAACCAATGGTACAGAGGTGTCAGTTGAATCATCCTCATGGTTATGTCCAGCTCCTAAACCCATGCTTGAAGAGATGAAGATAAAAGCCCTGTCAGATGTAGAGGATGCAGATAGTAGTTTAGAGTCCATCCAAACTGACATGCAGAATATTGCCAGTAAATATAATTTCACTGTAACTGTGAAAGTCACATCCCAATTTGGGGATAATCAGCTCCCCCTGCCTGCTACAGTCAGGGGAACATCTATGGTACCAACCCTGAAAGATGGACAGGATATCGTTGTGCTTAAAACCAGTGATTTCAAGGTGGGAGATATAGTGGTGGCCCATCATCCTGAATATCACCTCATAGTAAAAAGGGTATCCCAGATCAATGGCAGTCAGGTTTACCTTACCAGTGATAACCATAATGTGGATGTCAGCAGCGAGACTAGAGTTGTAAATGGTGTGTCTCAGGTAGTGACCGTTACTAAAACACCACTGAACACATGGTTACCCAAAACCAATGTGATAGGTGTGGTCAAAGTTTATTAGGTAAAATTAATTTATTCTTTTTTTATTTTAAAATCTCTTTATCTACAAACAGATTTTTACTCCATAAATATCTTTAATATATAATCAAAACTTTTTAATCTAAAAAAAGCTGTTCAGGCACAAATATCTTTTCAATCTACAAATGGATGTTATTTACCTATTTTAAAATAAGTATTCAGAAAATTAGAATTTAAATGATTGATTTGGGTGATCTCAACGATTTTTTAGGTGAT
The sequence above is a segment of the Methanobacterium formicicum DSM 3637 genome. Coding sequences within it:
- a CDS encoding S24/S26 family peptidase, producing MKLKTGVIIGLLVLVALAGSSFVVLSNGIHNSTQVTIETNGTEVSVESSSWLCPAPKPMLEEMKIKALSDVEDADSSLESIQTDMQNIASKYNFTVTVKVTSQFGDNQLPLPATVRGTSMVPTLKDGQDIVVLKTSDFKVGDIVVAHHPEYHLIVKRVSQINGSQVYLTSDNHNVDVSSETRVVNGVSQVVTVTKTPLNTWLPKTNVIGVVKVY
- the aroD gene encoding type I 3-dehydroquinate dehydratase, which produces MILKPLICVPILQKNRKTVLKVASEAIDAGADLVELRIDALLDTDPQSVIHLMEEINYPLIATNRMREEGGYFMGSEDLRTDILVEVADHADYVDIELQTDAKYRSRVIQASKSTIISFHDFQKTPYLNELLEIVNKEKELGNIAKFAVMPQNMQDTLNVLEVVNREDNTVGIAMGELGRYTRVIAPILGSPITYASLGGESAPGQLDVKNTQEIIDRLMDGGE